The Pecten maximus chromosome 14, xPecMax1.1, whole genome shotgun sequence genome includes a region encoding these proteins:
- the LOC117342347 gene encoding ATP-dependent RNA helicase eIF4A-like isoform X2 yields MSYNCSDENRSQKEAEEQYQDGGIQPIVQTSENNDYVVDVIESFDDMNLNEPLLRGIYAYGFEKPSAIQQRAIKPCIDGVDVIAQAQSGTGKTATFSVAILQKLDVNSKYCQALVLAPTRELAQQIQKVVVALGDYMNASCHACIGGTNVQADVAKLKAGVQIIVGTPGRVYDMIQRKALDPSTIDLFILDEADEMLSRGFKDQIYDIFRFLKESIQVILLSATMPSEVLEVTTKFMRDPVRILVKKDELTLDGIKQFYVNVEKEEWKLDTLCDLYETLTITQAVIFCNTRRKVDWLTEKMLARDFTVSSMHGEMDQKERDVIMREFRTGSSRVLITTDLLARGIDVQQVSLVINYDLPANRENYIHRIGRGGRFGRKGVAINFITSEDKRPLKDIEQFYNTNIEEMPMNVADLI; encoded by the exons GTCTCAAAAAGAGGCTGAAGAGCAATATCAGGATGGAGGTATTCAGCCAATCGTCCAG ACCTCTGAGAACAATGACTATGTGGTGGATGTCATTGAAAGCTTCGATGATATGAACTTGAATGAACCATTGCTCAGAGGAATTTATGCCTATGGTTTTGAAAAGCCTTCCGCTATTCAGCAGAGAGCCATCAAACCCTGTATTGATG GAGTTGATGTGATTGCCCAGGCCCAGTCTGGTACAGGAAAAACTGCTACCTTCTCCGTAGCAATCCTTCAGAAACTTGATGTAAACAGCAAATACTGCCAGGCTTTGGTCCTGGCTCCAACTAGAGAGTTGGCACAGCAG ATCCAAAAGGTGGTGGTCGCTCTTGGAGACTACATGAATGCCTCCTGTCATGCTTGTATTGGTGGTACCAATGTGCAGGCTGATGTAGCCAAGCTGAAGGCAGGTGTACAAATTATCGTCGGCACCCCAGGCCGAGTCTACGATATGATCCAGCGCAAAGCATTGG ATCCCTCAACCATTGACCTTTTCATCCTGGATGAGGCTGATGAAATGTTGTCCAGAGGTTTCAAGGATCAGATCTACGACATTTTCAGGTTCTTGAAAGAATCTATACAG GTCATCCTGTTGTCTGCTACAATGCCTAGTGAGGTTTTGGAAGTTACAACCAAGTTCATGCGGGATCCTGTCCGCATCTTGGTGAAAAAAGATGAACTTACCCTTGATGGTATCAAACAGTTTTATGTCAATGTCGAAAAAGAG gAGTGGAAGCTTGACACCCTCTGTGACTTGTACGAGACATTGACAATCACACAAGCTGTCATCTTCTGTAACACGAGAAGGAAGGTGGACTGGCTCACCGAGAAGATGTTGGCAAGAGATTTCACTGTCTCATCCATG cACGGAGAGATGGATCAAAAGGAACGTGACGTGATTATGAGGGAGTTCCGTACTGGCTCTAGCCGAGTTCTCATCACTACAGATCTGTTGGCCAGAGGTATTGATGTTCAGCAGGTGTCCCTGGTCATCAACTACGATCTCCCCGCTAACAGGGAAAACTACATCCACAG AATCGGTCGTGGTGGACGATTCGGACGTAAAGGAGTGGCAATAAACTTCATCACATCGGAGGATAAACGTCCATTGAAGGACATTGAacaattttacaatacaaacattGAGGAAATGCCTATGAATGTAGCAGATTTGATCTAG